The window CCACAAACACACTTCTCTGCTACGTTGTGCCTGTCAGTACTCACACAGCGGATATATGTGCGCCATACGTGGTTCTGGGAAATCAGGCGGTTAACTGTCAGAGGAAGTGAATTACCGACGTTTATGCAGAGAAGAAAGCAGCGATGCCTGAATCAACCGAGCACGTTGAGGGAGGAAATATGTCTCCCATTTCCCCCCTCAACGAGGACACTGAGGACGAGGACGTTGGGGGGGCAAATATGACTCCTATGTGTCCCCCCAACGAGGACGTTAAGGACGAGGATGTTGAGAGCGCAAAAATGACTTGTACTTGCCCGCCCAAAGTTCACCCCCTATTAGTTGTAGGTGCAGTTTGTCTAATTGTAGGTGCTCTAGTAGTTGGTCTACCAGCTTTTATCCTTTATTTGAAGGGTAAAAGTGAGTGTGTCAAGGAACCCAGTGCTGATTGCCCTTTTTCAAAAGCTGCTGTGGCCGCAGACTCCGAGAAATGTTCACGGATTGGACGGTGAGTAACATTTTAAACTTCtgacacatttttgtttttcacattacACATAATATTACGCACCAAATGCAAACTTTAGCGCTAAAAACATCTTTGAGAATTACGCATGTATAATATTTATAAAATGTTTACAGTTACACAACAAAATATACCTTAAAATATGCTAagcaaaaattttaaaaaagcatcaaGGTAACAGTTTGACTGTTTAATTTTTCAACCTTTCCAGACGGTTTTCTTTGTACccactgttgtgtgtgtgtgtgtgtgtgtgtgtgtgtgtgtgtgtgtgtgtgtgtgtgtgtgtgtgtgtgtgtgtgtgatcagatcCCATCATTAACTTCAAAGACCCGGATCTAAGACCTGTTTTGTTCCCAACTGAAAAATCAGTATTGTTACTGACATCGTCTGTACTGACAACATAGAGGCATATAGGGAATAATATCAGTACAATATCAGGGTAAAGCGTGTAGACATGCTGGTCCAACATGTGGATATCACACTTTGCCTCTCCTAATTTAAACGCATACTTGTGTTGCAGTAAGCTGCAGTACCAACagtgatattttatttcaagccaacatgaaaagaaatttttaaagatttttttgcTGCAGATTGTGAAGAACAATGCATACTATTCAGTCAGTTAAACACTGGAATGTATCTGGAGTGTATCTTATTCGAATGATTAGTGGCatatggggtggctgtagcttagGTAGTAGAGCGGGTCACCTCTTAACCGGTTGTTGGTTCgatcccagtctgcatgccaaatatccttgggcgaGATACTAACCCCAGGTTGCTCTcccatgcatccattggagtgtgaatggttTGGATGGTAGTTAGGTAGCACTGAAAACCTGGGTGAATGAACAAGTTGTATAAAGCCCTTTGCTAGTAGAAAAGCCATTTACTATATTACGAAaacatttacatgtaaatgcATATCAGCTAACTAGCATAACCCTTGGTATCAACTTGTTTAGGTCACAATTCTAGTATCAAGTCTTCCCAGTCACCTAAAGAATATCAGCTTACATTCACCATTTTTCTGAttctgtcatttctttttttaattactcaGCTTTTTCTCGTGTAGCGTTCAATTCAGTTAATTTAAACCTTGTAATCTTCAGTCTTATTTAAGCTTTTTTGCtacaacttttaatatttttctcagtttttttgtttgaaacAGTATGTAATAATTTacttccactttttttttttatctgcaaaCACAATGCTACTGtcttttctgcattttctgCATACAAATTTTAACTTTCTCACTAATGTATAAGTCTTTGGATCAAAATAAAGTTGGTCCTCCTTATTCACCTAAATTCAGTGCAGGTTCAGTGCAATTACCAAAACCTAACACAGGATTAAATCCTTTCACTTTTAAACTGCTGTTTAAATTGCGTTTCTACTGAAACTGAGCGCTCAAAGTGCTTAGTTCCATCAGAGAGCTTTGTGGTCAGCTTCATCTGTCCAGCATCAAACCCTATGGAAAAAATCTTGTGTGTGATATTTGACATATTTAACTTGGTGGTTAAATACTGAAATGAGGACTCTTCTTTCTGTGATAGATGGTTAAATTGGAATTCATGCTCTTATTTCCTCCCACTTGGACGATTGCAACTGACTTTACACTGGTCTCAGTCAGTCCTCTCTGCCCTGTCTCCAGCTTGTCCACAGTCCTGATGCTAGGCTCCTCACAGACACCCGAAAAAGTGGATTTAGGATTTATACAATTTAAGACCCACCTGTTTGTCTGGAAATGATCacgttaattaaaaaaaaacaactttttgtttatcgagtgttttttttcttccatttttatAGACAATAACATTTGAACATAAACAACAAAAGGAGGACcaaccaaacaaaaataaataaatcagggaGATTAGGCCATTTAGGTATAAGTTTGACATACACAAGGTTACAAGTTGAAAATTATGTACAACCTGGATACATATTATTACCAGAGATAATATAAAGGAATACCACAAGACTAGAGAGTAATTTctcagaaagaaaatgtttccATTTCTTCAAGTATTGCTCACATTTTTCTGAGGACAGTCTCAAGGAGAAGGTTAGTCGCTCCATAACGTGAATTTCTTGTAGTATTTCTGTCCAGTCCGAAACAGTTGGAGGTTCCTTTTTCAACCACTTGTGTGTTATAGCTTTTTGGCTGACCACCTGAAATACCTGTAGCAGGTATCTGTCTTGTTTCTTCAGTCCAATTGGGATGTTGGCTAAGTAAAAGACACTGAAACTCCTCTCAAGATGTAACCCAGTTATCTGCTTGGTTCTTTAGACCACTTCTGTCCAGTAGGGGGCGATTTTAGGACATTCTCCAAAAATATGGAAGTGGCCTACTGAAGTTTATGGAGTTCTTTAATCTTAGGGGCGATTAAAAAAACCTCAGAGTTTTGTTTCCAGGTGAACTCTCTCCATGGATCGGAGCTTGAAGTAGTGGCTGTGGTTTTACATATTTTAGACCAATCTTCTTCAGATGGATTTATTCCAGCCTCTTTCTCCCATCTGAGTTTAATGTAGGTGGTAGACAGTTTCCTTTCTGTCTGTAGTATTGAGTAGGTCATAGAGATTTGTTTTGTCAGTTTCCCTTTACatgcatttataaatatttgCACTAATGGCTATTTCTCCTTGGACACAATATCTGTATTAAAATTATGTCTTAATTGGAGATATCTAAAGAAGGTTGTAACTGTCTGACATTTGTTGAACGGTATCAACACCTTATTGAGATGATATTTTTCAGTATGCGGTAATACCAAAGTTTCACCAATATTTAAACCTACTATCAGTTTTTGCGGGGGTGAATTTTGTGTCATATGCTGGCCAGTGTAGTATTCTTGcatcactttcttttttttctgctcttgacgaaggcggtcgcacttttctcctctcctcctctcccttagcttccctgcttagcctcttatgtccttgtctagtctcgtgtattacttttccctggaacactctctcacagtctgttctctaaaacctaaaagaggaattatggatttgatcaactggtccctaaatgcaattgacacccctttctcaacaAGATGTttgggctcgggtgagcctgagtgctgaagatatctacctattcggaaccatggtaacagggttctggctgatcggagctggcttggccctgacttatcgaaggattaagaaagcggaacgggctgttcaaacccccacaaggctgcccgctgggattggaacgatgggagaggcgtgagtttctcaaaatgggctcattgagtcagcacggataagatcttggagaggctacggctgctgtgaatactcagaataagatctctgactgcagactggatacatctcggaagggctagctcggaataacatctctgggcgcaaattggatgacatctcggggaggctcactgccgtgagttctcagaatcggctccttgagcacaagaaatggcaacatcacagaacgcaagtatggtgaagctcgcggctctccaacgggagattgagagaccagtgttggactgtagaactgctttgaaattcatgtgagctgttcgcactaaagtaaaaaccaccaTCACTTCACGCGGATACCCCTTTGGCCCCAGCTGCAgtggtctcaaggctggagctgaacaacaccctgataacgactgttgAGTCTGTTctttcccattccatgcaaggccacctgggttggctggaagactgtttacttagcttggcagggcgaaggacactgtctcagctgaactctggacacgcacacacatacatatacactgatatgcacacactcatcccccctccctttccaaacgccttcgatgcttatTCCCTTCCGATGCTGACGGGGATCAAGGAGACCAACGCACAGGCTGCAGGCCCGGATGTACTGTCTAATtcggctgtctctcaccctttacccactcctgttgcttgtcatgtgtttctttggcgTATTAAGGGTTGTTTCATGATCtttgtgcagaggtgttttttttctgttctcaaactgatctccctgttggagctcagtctggggggagttattttttttctccttatctttcctcatgtggtgcattttccattgttatacctctctgacctgtctttcccatttgatgttttgtgtaatgtatgtatggtcggagggtaagatgaCGCTgccattgcgtgcaataggttGGTTAATTAGGTTAATTTGATTGTGGGACGTGATTGAGATTAAAATTCAGTGAACTGTGCGTCCCTAGCACATGCATCAACGAAGACAACACATCGTCGTGTTATTCAGTCATGGCAATTTAATTGCGGGacattataattttaataaagatTAAAATTTAATTGTGCACACATGATAACAATAACACTAAAGTGATAACGATGAACTCTTTCAGGGACATTCTTCGGAAAGGCGGCTCTGCAGTAGATGCTGCCattgctgcgctgctgtgcacCTCCATCATCAACCCACAGTGCGCAGGGATCGGAGGCGGGGTCATATTCACTGTGATGGACAGCTCTGGTAACAAAACACCCTCGCTCCTCTTAGCTCAGCCCTGCTGGGGAATAACATAATAATATGTCATCTTTTCAAAGGTAAAGTGAAAATCATCAACTCCAGAGAGACTGTCCCCAGAAATGTGAACCCTGACCTGCTTAAGTTGTGTCGTAAAACCACAGAGCAGACCACGGAGTGGCTACAAGgtgggctgtttttctgccataaTGCTAATATTTATAATGTTTTAGTCTAATCTGCTCTTGGACTCACCTTTATGCCACAGTTAATTTATTCTGTACAGGTGGCTGCTAATGCACACTGAGTCATTCCTCTTTCCTCaagaaagcaaaacagaaatgataaaaaagagagcaaaccACTACAGAGGGTTTGGCCGTTGGCATTTATTAAAGACAGCGAGTCAGTTTCCTATATGACATCTGTCAGAGTAATCGAACataaacacaatgaaacacatgcTAATTAGATTCAGAAAAAGCCAGAGAGATTGGAGTAGTTAGATCTTTCTCCAAACAGGTCTTAACAGGTCTTTCTCCAAATCATGCACAAGATGTAACACAAAAATGTTAAAGCTGTAGTCAGTTATCtgtagaggtttttttttttttaattcagcacTTTAGTCTGCAAGACAAACTCAAGATATGAAGGATCATACCTTTGTTTTATCACCTGAGAGGGTTCTTGTCATCAAAGAAGCGAAGGAAAGAGACAGCATGACAGGTATCTCGTTAAAatgtcatcctcctcctcacctcaaACCTCATCTACTGAACAAAAGTCAGGACTCTAACACACTAAGGAGTGCataagcattattatttaattactgtAAACAGACTGGACAATCAGCGCTTCCAACTCCAGGCAGTCAACAAACCAGCTAAAGTACAACAGCTGGTGATAAGCTAACATTAAAGCTTTCTTGCCAGAATGCTGTCCCATCTTTCCCATTTTCTGGTCTTCAATTAATGTTAATTCCTCCCCAGGACAAATCTTAACTCTCCTCACAAGTCCATCTTTATCAGTCATTGTTTCTAATTTGGCTAATCTCCACTCATTCTGTGGCAGATTATCTGTCTGTGGAGGTGAAGCTGGAAATGTTGTGAGATGCTAAAGTGGGGCCAGAGACACAGGCTGCTGTGGATGCACATGTCCCTGTCCCATATGTTCCTGTCAGCAGAGTACAAATGACCTTCATGCATTACTCCCTGATTGTCTATAGTGTGTTGACTTTGAAGGGAAGCTGTGGATCCATATGTAGAATCAGCATAGTCTCTGTTAAGAAGCGTCTTTTGACAGGATTTGAGTATGGGATGGACAGCAATAAGAACTGGGAGTAGTTATTGGAGCAGTTCACTTGTgtcagacataaaaaaaattaagaaaatagAAATTAGAATATGTGTGAGAAAGAtgaatcaagaaaaaaaaagggggctACAGACACCATTTATTTATGGGGCCCAGAGTTCTGTGCTACACTCCTGCACACAGGCTGCATAAACAGTAAGAAAAGTAAATATAAGATATGCTAAATGCTTCTTCGAGCCAGAAATAGTGTAAATATAGTGAAATAAACTAAAAGTAAGTGTAGGATgcaaaatgttatttatatgtatGTTAGTTAGTTTATATGTTAGTTATTTACACCAAATTATAACAGACATCATCTCAGATCATTAAAGGTCAGGACCTTACAGTTTACTTAAAACACGAGCAAATGTATGTGGGACTTTCCAGCACTGACTATCCATTATCTATCTAACCAGATAGCAGATGGATTGGGGTTCCTGGGGAAATTCGAGGTTATGAAGCGGCACACCGGCTTTATGGGAAGTTGCCGTGGGCCGACCTCTTTCAGCCGACCATCAAATTAGCCAGAGAAGGATTCCCTATTCCTTACTACCAAGGTCAACACATCCCACGCATTAATAATACGTCAATACGGTATGAAAAACACCCACAATGTGAtttcaaaaatacaaagagCAAACAATGAATGGTTCAGCTTTATTTCACTGTCTTTGTCTTTCAGGAAGTTATATTTAGATAAAAATGGGAACCTGCTTAAGACCGGTGATACTGTGAAATTTGAGAAACTGGCTGACACTTTGGAGACGATCGCAAACGAGGGACCAGATGTGTTTTACAACGGAACAATAGCAAAGAATTTAATCAGTGACATTCAGGATGCAGGTATTATCAGACGGGTTTCATCCTGCTCTCTTTCTGACCGTTTTCTATGTCTGCCAGGCACAATGATCTAATTACAAATTAGAAAATTAATTGGCTCTATAAAAATCTGTCATCTCTCAAAGGCCACACTGTGATCTGTCTGGATCCATTCAAAGTCTTGATTATGAAATGCATTGTGTTCATTTTTGCTCAACaaaatcatttgtttcactggtTTTGCTCAGGAGGAACACTCACACTGGAGGACTTGGCATTGTATCAAGCTAATGTGACTGATGCTTGGAATATTTCTTTGGAAGAGTACCGGATGTACTTCCCTCCGCCCCCTGCAGGGGGAGCCATACTCAGCCTCATCCTCAACATCATGAAAGGTTCCTGATTGTTGCTTCTAGCATGTAGAGTGTTTAATAAGGATCATTTTCTTATATGAAACAATCTTTACAAATGTGATACACTAAGAAATgatgttttaaatgaaataaataacaattatttatattttcaggATACAAAATGAATTCAGAACCTAAGACGACTGATGAAAAGATTTTGTTTTATCACCGTTATATTGAAGCTTTaaaatttgccaatggattaaAGAAACATATCAGAGATCCAAACTTCAGCTCAGATAAAGTAAGTATCTCAAAATCCTACAGATTTGCACCTGCTTTATTGCATATAGTATGATTATATTTAAGTGACTAAATGGGTAAAAGGAGCAATACCACATCAGCCTCTGCTCTGCCTGAACCCACTGCTCCACCCCCGCCTGCAGCTCATCCACAAACCACATCCCACCACAGTCGGTTTATGCACACTGATAATGAGTTGTGGTCtgaagtgttgtttttttatttttgttttgttttttgtaatatctctgagcattgcacagtcGGACTTTGGGTTAATTTGCTGCGGTGAGATTGTGACTTTGTGTTAATGATCAGTTTATCAAGGGCATTTGCATATCACTACCGGTACTTACCCTCTTCTATAAGCTCTTATAGAAGCACTGAGGATGTACTTAttattttaagataagataagataagataagataactctttattgtcattgcacagtcatacatagtacagtagtacaatgaaattggaaaaactgtcctacgtcggcactacatataacacaacacgacacgatatgacacatcacaacgtaacaaacaacacaacacagtatattaacttagtataaaaaagaagaataagtgtatgtgtattgcacactgttattattgcacattaattattattgcaccttgttataaatataaatattattgttatcgttttaaacattgttacctccccctaaaaagtccagggaggtatccagtcaggtcagctatttacattgatcagggctattgccctgttgtaaaagctgtccttgagtctatttgttcgggacctcagcagcctgaacctcctgccagacggcagcagcttaaacacccggtgtcctgggtgtgtgcagtcccgtaggatgctgcgtgccctcttgagacagcgagtgctgtacaggtccttcagggagggaagaggatgtccaatgattttttgggccatgttgatgaccctctggagtgcctttctgtgtgctgtggtgcagctggagaaccacacaccgatgcaatatgtcagcacactttcaatggagcagcggtagaagacggtcagcagctccttcttcaggtccatttttctgaggattctcagaaagtggagactctgttgggccttctttaagaccgcagaggtgttagagctccattggaggtctgtgtctatgtgcacacccagaaacttgaaactggagaccctttccacgcactccccgttgatgctgacaggctgcagctcggacttcctccttctgaagtcaactaccagttcttttgttttggtggtattgaggtccaggttgttgtctgcacaccaatctgacagcctctgaacttcagctctgtatgcagtctcatctccccctgagatgagccccaccacagtggtatcatctgcaaacttgatgactgtgttgtctgggtgggaactaacacagtcatgtgtgtacagagtgtacagtaggggactcagtacacagccttgtggagagccggtgttgaggctgagggctgaggaaagatgaggccccactctaactctctgtacacggtctgagaggaagtctctgatccagcggcaggtggtggaaggaagtccaatttccagcagtttatctattagtctgtccgggagtatcgtattgaaagcagagctaaagtcaacaaagagcagcctggcgtaacggccctgcacttccaggtgagagatggtggtgtggagcgttgtagcaatggcatcttcagttgatctgttagctctgtatgcaaactggagcgGGTCGAGTACTCTATGCATTTTACTGCATAGAGTACTCTGAAAAAATGCTTTGTGTCTCAGCCTTTCCCAGTaactctgcatttttatttcagcACAATTCTGAGCAGTGATGTAACTTTTAAAACCTATaagtataaataaatgtttttaaagcagaTAAACCTAAATTACTTTTATATTTGTCTCAAAGTATTTTAGtatgtattattattcatattatgATTATTGTTAATTTTGTGTAATTCCGATGC is drawn from Maylandia zebra isolate NMK-2024a linkage group LG12, Mzebra_GT3a, whole genome shotgun sequence and contains these coding sequences:
- the LOC112435675 gene encoding glutathione hydrolase 5 proenzyme isoform X1, which codes for MPESTEHVEGGNMSPISPLNEDTEDEDVGGANMTPMCPPNEDVKDEDVESAKMTCTCPPKVHPLLVVGAVCLIVGALVVGLPAFILYLKGKSECVKEPSADCPFSKAAVAADSEKCSRIGRDILRKGGSAVDAAIAALLCTSIINPQCAGIGGGVIFTVMDSSGKVKIINSRETVPRNVNPDLLKLCRKTTEQTTEWLQDSRWIGVPGEIRGYEAAHRLYGKLPWADLFQPTIKLAREGFPIPYYQGQHIPRINNTSIRKLYLDKNGNLLKTGDTVKFEKLADTLETIANEGPDVFYNGTIAKNLISDIQDAGGTLTLEDLALYQANVTDAWNISLEEYRMYFPPPPAGGAILSLILNIMKGYKMNSEPKTTDEKILFYHRYIEALKFANGLKKHIRDPNFSSDKMAKNLTEDSFANHIRSLISSDKTHDPQYYGKNSYLDSIGTTHVSVLAEDGSAVSVTSSINDEFGSNVLSSSTGIILNNHLNDFCGRADNIFHGERPPSNMAPSVLKSPSKTLVIGGSGAEMIPPAVASALMNHLWFRKSLKEAIDTLVVLVDSKSEVKPEPKLEKDVVDGLEALGHKIAKFYNTVNAVEKASSCISAWSDKRKKGKAAGY
- the LOC112435675 gene encoding glutathione hydrolase 5 proenzyme isoform X3, with the protein product MPESTEHVEGGNMSPISPLNEDTEDEDVGGANMTPMCPPNEDVKDEDVESAKMTCTCPPKVHPLLVVGAVCLIVGALVVGLPAFILYLKGKSECVKEPSADCPFSKAAVAADSEKCSRIGRDILRKGGSAVDAAIAALLCTSIINPQCAGIGGGVIFTVMDSSGKVKIINSRETVPRNVNPDLLKLCRKTTEQTTEWLQDSRWIGVPGEIRGYEAAHRLYGKLPWADLFQPTIKLAREGFPIPYYQGQHIPRINNTSIRKLYLDKNGNLLKTGDTVKFEKLADTLETIANEGPDVFYNGTIAKNLISDIQDAGGTLTLEDLALYQANVTDAWNISLEEYRMYFPPPPAGGAILSLILNIMKGYKMNSEPKTTDEKILFYHRYIEALKFANGLKKHIRDPNFSSDKMAKNLTEDSFANHIRSLISSDKTHDPQYYGKNSYLDSIGTTHVSVLAEDGSAVSVTSSINDEFGSNVLSSSTGIILNNHLNDFCGRADNIFHGERPPSNMAPSVLKSPSKTLVIGGSGAEMIPPAVASASQPDELTIEEQEILEVIDDGDMED
- the LOC112435675 gene encoding glutathione hydrolase 5 proenzyme isoform X2, producing MPESTEHVEGGNMSPISPLNEDTEDEDVGGANMTPMCPPNEDVKDEDVESAKMTCTCPPKVHPLLVVGAVCLIVGALVVGLPAFILYLKGKSECVKEPSADCPFSKAAVAADSEKCSRIGRDILRKGGSAVDAAIAALLCTSIINPQCAGIGGGVIFTVMDSSGKVKIINSRETVPRNVNPDLLKLCRKTTEQTTEWLQDSRWIGVPGEIRGYEAAHRLYGKLPWADLFQPTIKLAREGFPIPYYQGQHIPRINNTSIRKLYLDKNGNLLKTGDTVKFEKLADTLETIANEGPDVFYNGTIAKNLISDIQDAGGTLTLEDLALYQANVTDAWNISLEEYRMYFPPPPAGGAILSLILNIMKGYKMNSEPKTTDEKILFYHRYIEALKFANGLKKHIRDPNFSSDKMAKNLTEDSFANHIRSLISSDKTHDPQYYGKNSYLDSIGTTHVSVLAEDGSAVSVTSSINDEFGSNVLSSSTGIILNNHLNDFCGRADNIFHGERPPSNMAPSVLKSPSKTLVIGGSGAEMIPPAVASALMNHLWFRKSLKEAIDTLVVLVDSKSEVKPEPKLEKASQPDELTIEEQEILEVIDDGDMED